CTTTATAAAAATCAGCCTCTGTTTTTAGTGGATTAGCATTAAGATAATTTTCTTTGATGTTTACAAATTGTCTGTCCTTTGAATAAAACTTATTACCGCCAATACGTGAATTTATTTTAAGATAGTCGGTAATTTTAAATTCACCTTCAAAGCTACCCTGTAAACGCAATGTATTTGTCAGTTGATTCTGACGAAGAACTTCATATACCGGATTCCCCTGGGAGTTTAGATTGCCTAAGCTTTCGCCAGGTGCAGTTTCAATTCCAACTATACCTGTATTGATATTGACACTATTTGTACCGTATCTTCCATTGCCATACATTACAGGTACCAACGGTGACTGTCTGTAAGCTGTACTAAAGGCGCTATATGGTTTTGGAGTAGCTTTGGTTAACGTCAAATTTACATTTTGACTAAACTTAAGACGATTATTCAATAATTTGTAAACATTATTGTTCCGTATCGTATTACGAGTAAATTTTGACCCTTCCAAAATACCATTTTCAGTATAGTTATTTGCAGAAACAAAGTAATCAATCGTTTCTGAGCCACCAGAAATATTGACAGAATTATTAAAAACGCTACCTGTTTTTAAAATTTCGTCAAACCAGTCTGTATTTGTAGCTTGCCCTGTTTTTAATCTATAACTACCTGGTTTATTGACTGATTCTAAAAATTCATTCGCAAAAGTGGTGAACTGTTCTGAATTGGCCATTTTAACACGGTTGAGAATTTTCTTCATTCCCGCAAAGCTTTCATAATTAATATTAACAGTGCCCGCCTTACCTTTTTTTGTTGTAACGATAATGACACCATTCGCAGCTCTTAAACCATAGATAGAAGCCGAAGAAGCATCTTTCAACACATCCATAGATTCGATATCCGAAGGGTTGATGTTGTTGATGTCCGTTTGTGCAATACCATCAACGATATATAATGGATTTCTCCCACCCAAAGCTGTTCCCAAACCTCTAATAATGACATTTGGAGATGAACCCGGAGCTTCATTGGCTATAATATTTAATCCCGCCGCTTTACCCTGAATGGATTGCATTGCTGACATCGCTGGTTGTTTGGCAATATCTGAAGATTTCAATGAGCTAATTGATCCCGTGAGGTCGGCCTTTTTCTGTGTACCATAACCGATTACGACAACCTCTTCCAACGCTTTATTTTCGTTCTCCAGAAAAACATTAAGTTGCGTTTGGTTTCCGATGTATACCGTTTGTGTACGGTAGCCTAGAAAATTGAAAACTAAGGAGTCGGTAGGAGAGGCGTTGATCTGAAATTTACCCGTTGCGTCGGTTTTGGTAGATGCTGCTTTCCCTTTGATACTAATGGTGACCCCTGGCATGGATATCATGCTGGAACCATCTTTGACCACTCCTTGTATAGAAGTTTGTCCATAGGCAACCGAGACGACCATGGATGTCAAAAATAATGCGGATAGATTCCTCATATCGTAAAATTTTGGTGTTTGTTTAAAAATTCAATTGGTTATTCCCTCAGCAAATATGTTGATGTAGTACAAGTTTGCCAAAATTTAACGTTTGCACATCACTACTACACTGGATTTATACTTTCTCAATGTAATTTTAGTTTAGTTTTAATATTTTGATATTGAGTTGTTTATAGTTTGTTTTTATACAAAAAAAAGAGCGCTTTAGTGTTGTTTTTACACTAAAGCGCTTGTGTGGTAATGATGTAGTCTTTGTAGCGAAATTTTAACGTTCCAACAGAAATTCGGACAGGTTTTTGTCAGTTGGTATACCCAATTTTTTGCGCAATCGGTAGCGTCTGATCTCGACACCTCGTGTACTGATGTTGAGCAGAGAAGCAATCTCTTTACTGGACATATTGAGCCGTAAATAAGCACATAGTTTTAGATCATTGGGAACGAGATCTGGAAATTCTTGCTTTAATTTTTTAAAGAAATTTTCATGTGATTCATTGAAGCTTTTCTCAAAAATATGCCAGTCACGATCGTCATTATGCGCGTCTTCGATTAACTTATTTATTTTTTTCAATTCGTCAGAACTGAGTTTGTTTCCTTCCGCATCTTTGAGCTGTTTGAGTTCATCATGCAGATTATTCAACATTTCATTTTTATAAACGATATTGAGCGCAGCATTGGCCAGCTCTTTGTTCTTTAGGCTGAGCTGAGCTTCCAACTGTTGGTTCTTTAATTTAATCCATTCCTTCTCCTGTTGTTCGGCATCTCTTTCCAGGGCAACTTTCTTTTCTTCTAACCATTTTCGCTTCGCTTGAAACTGCCTTTTTCTTTCTCGTTGAAGATTGAAATTATATATAAGATAAATCAATCCCGTAACCATTATGATATAGCAGATTTTTGCCCACCATGATAGGTACCAGGGATATTTAATTGTAAAAGATATTGTCTGTATTTCAGAAGTCAAGCCGGTATTGGTTCTAGCTCTTATCTTGATTACGAAATGCCCATACGGTAGGTTTGTGAAGTCTTGATAAGCTGTTTCACTCCAGTCCGACCATTTATCTGAATAACCGTCTAAGTAATACTGATATTGTAAGGGAGAAGAAGAGTAATAGGGGCTTGAGAAACTTACCCTGAGGTTATTCTCGGATGATGCCAACCTAAGATCTCCATTCGGTATAATCGTTTCTCCGGTTGTGAGATTGGTCAATTGCGCAATCTGAGGCGGAGGTAATATGTATTTATGGTCTTGATCTGAATTCCGATAGATCGCAAAACCATCGTCTAATCCGATGAGATAATAATGATTTTCGATCGGTAGGATGTTTTCATAATTACTCATCATGCGATCTTGCAAGGGGCTGAGTAAATTGGAATCTATTTTAAGCTTTCCTTTACTATCAAAATCTACCTTGGCGATTTTTGTTCTCTGAATAAACCAATAACTGTTGGTATTGATTGGGATGACCTTATTTGCATTCTTATAACTTCCTAACGCATTATTTAATTCGTTGGCATAGCTAAAGCGTTTGACGATATTATCAAACTGCATGAATCCACTATCAGTCGCAAAAACAAGATTGTTTTCTAATGTGTAAATGCCCGTAAATCTTCTTTTGGAAGCAAGACTATCTTGCTTTGAGGTAAATTGAATTTGTGCTTGTTGGAAACTTGGGTCAAGATCAATCAGCTGCACTTGTCCCCAATCCCCAATCCAGAAGGAATGATTATCTTTTTGGGCAAGGAATCGAACAGGTTCTTTAATCGAGGAAAATTGCTGTGCAAATCGGAGCTGCATATCATCAAAAATGAACTTTGATAATCCGGTATAATTCCCCTGAAGAATATTCTTTGTTCCGAATATAGGTTTGAATATCCAACCGCCCGTAATTTTAGAAATCTTTTCCAGTTTCCCGCCAACCAGTTTAAAGGTTCCTTCGTTATGACCGCAGATCAGTTCCGCACCAAATATGGCCAATGTCCAGACCTGACCATTTGAATTGGGAACCTGGGTGAAATCTAAGGAATTGTAATTGTTTAATCCCTTCCATTCACTGACGAATAAGCCTTTATTTGTCCCTAAGTAAATTTTTCCCTGATAGATAATTGACGTATAGACCGTACCGATTTTACCTACAAAATCGGTATAAAAAGATAAAGAAGAGTTGATTTCAATGCGGTCAATCCCATTGTCCAACCCTACCCAGATATTCTGTTGTTTATCTTTTGCAATGCTGAGTACAGTATTGTTCTGTAGTCCGTTATTTTTATTGATATGTTGGACTACTTCTCCATTTTTATTAATAATAATAACGCCATTTTGAATGGTTCCAAACGCATACTGCCCTCCAAATAAATAGATACCGTTATTGATTTGGGATTGACTTAGTATTGGATTGGCGGGAATT
The window above is part of the Sphingobacterium sp. ML3W genome. Proteins encoded here:
- a CDS encoding two-component regulator propeller domain-containing protein, producing MISKKYSVAYIFWFCAFFMLNMNTGYCQTIIPTGTPFVKQYKKSQYKAGNQNWSLAIDHEGRIYSANTEGLLRFDGQYWRMYPLPNHSTVRSVAVDKTGKVYTGGRGEFGYWTSKAFGEMSYHSLSKLVKDKTYFPNEEIWKIIVEDHRVFFHTFSKAYIWENNTIRPLTAKGEPFLFPHQLNDQLFFEQLPSGLHEFKANKLVPVPGKDILKDKNVLAILPFDRNNSIIATAHHGLYLMDSSGNIRTWSIPANPILSQSQINNGIYLFGGQYAFGTIQNGVIIINKNGEVVQHINKNNGLQNNTVLSIAKDKQQNIWVGLDNGIDRIEINSSLSFYTDFVGKIGTVYTSIIYQGKIYLGTNKGLFVSEWKGLNNYNSLDFTQVPNSNGQVWTLAIFGAELICGHNEGTFKLVGGKLEKISKITGGWIFKPIFGTKNILQGNYTGLSKFIFDDMQLRFAQQFSSIKEPVRFLAQKDNHSFWIGDWGQVQLIDLDPSFQQAQIQFTSKQDSLASKRRFTGIYTLENNLVFATDSGFMQFDNIVKRFSYANELNNALGSYKNANKVIPINTNSYWFIQRTKIAKVDFDSKGKLKIDSNLLSPLQDRMMSNYENILPIENHYYLIGLDDGFAIYRNSDQDHKYILPPPQIAQLTNLTTGETIIPNGDLRLASSENNLRVSFSSPYYSSSPLQYQYYLDGYSDKWSDWSETAYQDFTNLPYGHFVIKIRARTNTGLTSEIQTISFTIKYPWYLSWWAKICYIIMVTGLIYLIYNFNLQRERKRQFQAKRKWLEEKKVALERDAEQQEKEWIKLKNQQLEAQLSLKNKELANAALNIVYKNEMLNNLHDELKQLKDAEGNKLSSDELKKINKLIEDAHNDDRDWHIFEKSFNESHENFFKKLKQEFPDLVPNDLKLCAYLRLNMSSKEIASLLNISTRGVEIRRYRLRKKLGIPTDKNLSEFLLER